The following proteins are encoded in a genomic region of Saccharopolyspora antimicrobica:
- a CDS encoding glutamate synthase subunit beta encodes MADPKGFLTTPRETPQRRPVDVRIKDWREVYLEFEQPKLQKQAGRCMDCGIPFCHQGCPLGNLIPEWNDLVWRDDWEEAAERLHATNNFPEFTGTLCPAPCEAACVVGINADPVSIKQVEISIIDKAWDSGLVRPQLPRAATGKKVAVIGSGPAGLAAAQQLTRVGHGVVVYERADRVGGLLRYGIPEFKMEKQRLDRRLGQMRAEGTEFRTGVNVGVDVTVEQLREDYDAVVLAGGSTLARDLPVPGRELDGVHQAMEYLPLANKVQEGDLQRSPIHAEGKHVVVIGGGDTGADCVGTAHRQGAASVTQLEIMPMPPESRPEANPWPTYPMIYRVSSAHEEGGERLYSVSTQEMLGDESGKVRALRLVEVRRTDAGFEPVEGTEREIPAELVLLAMGFVGPEREGLIADLGVDLDPRGNVARDETFMTTVDGVFTAGDMGRGQSLIVWAIAEGRSAAAHVDTYLTSRKILPTSINPTDRPLV; translated from the coding sequence GCGAGGTCTACCTGGAGTTCGAGCAGCCCAAGCTGCAGAAGCAGGCCGGCCGCTGCATGGACTGCGGCATCCCGTTCTGCCACCAGGGCTGCCCGCTGGGCAACCTGATCCCGGAGTGGAACGACCTGGTCTGGCGCGACGACTGGGAGGAGGCGGCCGAGCGGCTGCACGCCACCAACAACTTCCCGGAGTTCACCGGGACGTTGTGCCCCGCCCCGTGCGAGGCGGCGTGCGTGGTCGGCATCAACGCCGATCCGGTGAGCATCAAGCAGGTCGAGATCAGCATCATCGACAAGGCCTGGGATTCCGGTCTGGTGCGCCCGCAGCTGCCGCGCGCGGCCACCGGGAAGAAGGTCGCCGTGATCGGTTCCGGCCCGGCCGGGCTGGCCGCCGCCCAGCAGCTGACGCGGGTGGGTCACGGCGTGGTGGTCTACGAGCGGGCCGACCGCGTCGGCGGGCTGCTGCGCTACGGCATCCCCGAGTTCAAGATGGAGAAGCAGCGGCTGGACCGCCGCCTCGGCCAGATGCGCGCCGAGGGCACCGAGTTCCGCACGGGTGTGAACGTCGGCGTGGACGTCACGGTGGAGCAGCTGCGCGAGGACTACGACGCGGTGGTGCTCGCGGGCGGCTCGACGCTGGCCCGCGACCTGCCGGTCCCGGGGCGCGAGCTGGACGGCGTGCACCAGGCGATGGAGTACCTGCCGCTGGCCAACAAGGTGCAGGAGGGCGACCTGCAGCGGTCGCCGATCCACGCCGAGGGCAAGCACGTGGTGGTCATCGGCGGCGGTGACACGGGAGCCGACTGCGTCGGCACGGCGCACCGCCAGGGCGCGGCATCGGTGACGCAGCTGGAGATCATGCCGATGCCGCCGGAGTCCCGCCCGGAGGCCAACCCGTGGCCGACCTACCCGATGATCTACCGGGTCTCCTCGGCCCACGAGGAGGGTGGCGAACGGCTCTACTCGGTGAGCACCCAGGAGATGCTCGGCGACGAGTCGGGCAAGGTCCGCGCCCTGCGCCTGGTGGAGGTCCGCCGCACGGATGCGGGCTTCGAACCGGTCGAGGGCACCGAGCGGGAGATCCCGGCGGAGCTTGTGCTGCTGGCGATGGGCTTCGTCGGCCCGGAGCGTGAAGGCCTCATCGCGGACCTGGGAGTGGATCTCGACCCCAGGGGCAACGTCGCCCGCGACGAGACCTTCATGACCACGGTGGACGGTGTCTTCACGGCGGGCGACATGGGTAGGGGCCAGTCCCTGATCGTCTGGGCGATCGCGGAGGGCCGCTCGGCAGCGGCCCACGTCGACACCTACCTCACCAGCCGGAAGATCCTCCCAACATCCATCAACCCGACCGACCGTCCTCTCGTGTGA
- a CDS encoding class I SAM-dependent methyltransferase, giving the protein MNDERPSQTALMSAAARAAHLLVDDTPSIFADTLAQVFLGERAGELLGYHRSYGSYPVLSGARTTATTRSRYTEDRLSVLAGRGVDQYVILGAGLDSFAYRSELADRVRVFEVDEPATQRWKRAVLAESGTEVPSSVSFVPIDFEEESAGTLADHLVRAGFDPARPALVSWLGVTMYLTSESIGQTLAVISGFAPGTELVVEHLLPAGLRDEAGQWYAELVTAAAAEQSEPWRTFLSIEEMNALLLEHRLQPIEYVRQRETIDPAEWERTDALRPFELSILARAGVPPR; this is encoded by the coding sequence ATGAACGATGAACGCCCCAGCCAGACAGCTCTGATGTCGGCGGCGGCCCGCGCGGCACATCTCCTCGTCGACGACACCCCCTCGATCTTCGCCGACACCTTGGCGCAGGTGTTCCTGGGAGAGCGTGCCGGAGAACTCCTCGGCTACCACCGGTCCTACGGCAGCTACCCGGTCCTGTCCGGCGCGCGGACAACGGCCACCACCCGCAGTCGCTACACCGAGGATCGGCTGTCCGTACTGGCCGGCCGGGGCGTCGACCAGTACGTGATCCTCGGCGCTGGGCTGGACTCCTTCGCCTACCGGTCGGAGCTGGCCGACCGGGTGCGGGTGTTCGAGGTGGACGAGCCGGCGACCCAGCGCTGGAAGCGGGCTGTGCTGGCCGAGAGCGGAACAGAGGTGCCATCCTCGGTCTCCTTCGTCCCGATCGATTTCGAGGAGGAGTCCGCCGGGACGCTCGCCGATCACCTCGTACGGGCCGGTTTCGACCCGGCCCGGCCCGCGCTGGTCAGCTGGCTCGGGGTCACGATGTACCTCACCTCGGAATCGATCGGGCAGACCCTGGCGGTCATCAGCGGCTTCGCACCCGGCACCGAGCTCGTCGTGGAGCACCTGCTCCCGGCCGGGCTCCGCGACGAGGCAGGTCAGTGGTACGCCGAGCTGGTCACGGCCGCGGCGGCCGAGCAGAGTGAGCCCTGGCGAACCTTCCTCAGCATCGAGGAGATGAACGCACTCCTGCTCGAGCACCGGCTCCAGCCGATCGAGTACGTCCGGCAACGCGAGACGATCGACCCCGCGGAGTGGGAACGCACCGACGCGCTCCGGCCGTTCGAGTTGTCCATCCTCGCCCGCGCCGGCGTTCCCCCTCGCTAG
- a CDS encoding lytic transglycosylase domain-containing protein — MGYFNRGERFTAVTTGLLVALVPALALGGDALVESVERAAPQPPPDVAINGELPVEEQLSPEFLDEVRNGEDLSERAEPADQVPAGPLGIPGTVLAAYQRADRTLAGTTPGCGLHWSVLAGIGRIESHHARSGRVDADGRTLAPILGPRLSGGPGIAAIRDTDGATLDGDAVWDRAVGPMQFIPSTWRSQADDGNADGIRDPHNVFDAALAAGRYLCSGGGDLRDRTQLAAAVFRYNHSQAYVRNVLAWADAYARGVMPTANDATIPPSAELVAFARPLPPEAPPPPGVPQAAAPPPAGPALPPAPAPGRPPAPPPPGTTTPPPPPPPSSEPPSSSQPPSSEPPPTSEPPTSEPPPPATSAPETTSPAS, encoded by the coding sequence TTGGGGTATTTCAACCGCGGTGAGCGGTTCACCGCCGTGACGACCGGTCTGCTGGTGGCGCTGGTCCCGGCGCTGGCGCTGGGCGGCGATGCGCTGGTGGAGAGCGTCGAACGCGCTGCGCCGCAGCCGCCGCCGGACGTGGCGATCAACGGCGAACTGCCCGTCGAGGAACAGCTCAGCCCCGAGTTCCTGGACGAGGTGCGCAACGGGGAGGACCTGTCCGAGCGCGCCGAACCCGCCGACCAGGTGCCAGCCGGCCCGCTCGGCATCCCCGGCACGGTCCTGGCGGCCTACCAGCGCGCCGACCGGACCTTGGCAGGCACCACGCCGGGCTGCGGGCTGCACTGGTCGGTGCTGGCCGGGATCGGCCGCATCGAATCGCACCACGCGCGCTCCGGTCGGGTCGACGCCGACGGCCGGACCCTCGCGCCGATCCTGGGCCCGCGTCTGTCCGGCGGCCCGGGAATAGCGGCGATCCGCGACACCGACGGCGCGACGCTGGACGGCGATGCGGTGTGGGACCGCGCGGTCGGCCCGATGCAGTTCATCCCGTCGACCTGGCGCAGCCAGGCCGACGACGGCAACGCGGACGGAATCCGCGACCCGCACAACGTCTTCGACGCGGCCCTGGCGGCGGGCCGGTACCTCTGCAGCGGCGGAGGCGACCTGCGCGACCGGACCCAGCTGGCAGCGGCGGTGTTCCGCTACAACCACTCGCAGGCCTACGTCCGCAACGTCCTTGCCTGGGCGGATGCCTACGCGAGAGGCGTCATGCCGACCGCCAATGACGCGACGATTCCGCCGAGCGCCGAACTCGTCGCGTTCGCCCGCCCGCTCCCGCCAGAAGCCCCGCCCCCGCCCGGTGTCCCCCAAGCCGCGGCACCACCTCCCGCAGGCCCGGCGCTCCCGCCCGCACCAGCACCAGGACGACCGCCCGCTCCCCCGCCACCCGGAACCACGACACCGCCGCCACCGCCTCCACCGTCGTCGGAACCTCCGTCCTCCTCGCAGCCACCGTCGAGCGAGCCTCCTCCGACCTCGGAACCACCGACCTCGGAACCGCCCCCTCCGGCGACCTCCGCTCCGGAAACGACCTCGCCCGCCAGCTGA